A genomic region of Candidatus Cloacimonadota bacterium contains the following coding sequences:
- a CDS encoding adenylate kinase — MKKGNEKSKLRYMVVGTSCSGKTTFADKLSKILSIPHIEMDRLHWGPNWSPKADFAEKLAQEVDQPNWIIDGNYRIVRQLTFEKASVVFWLNYPFWLVFGRALKRTLPRVFLGKTIYAGNRETFFTTFFSSDSILWWVIKTHRQRQIEYSALFASNKYPNLKVIELRHPIEAEEMLKKIRKNHEI; from the coding sequence ATGAAAAAAGGTAATGAAAAAAGCAAATTGCGATATATGGTCGTGGGAACCAGCTGTTCCGGCAAAACGACTTTTGCAGATAAACTATCCAAAATATTATCCATTCCACACATTGAGATGGATCGGTTGCATTGGGGACCAAACTGGTCACCTAAAGCAGATTTTGCTGAGAAACTGGCACAAGAAGTAGATCAACCAAATTGGATCATTGATGGAAATTATCGCATTGTACGCCAACTTACTTTTGAAAAAGCAAGTGTAGTTTTCTGGTTGAATTATCCATTCTGGCTGGTTTTTGGAAGGGCTCTAAAACGAACTTTGCCTCGTGTTTTTCTGGGAAAAACTATCTATGCTGGAAACAGAGAAACTTTTTTTACTACATTTTTTTCATCAGATTCCATTTTGTGGTGGGTAATTAAAACTCATAGACAAAGACAGATCGAATATTCTGCCCTTTTCGCATCCAATAAATATCCAAATCTGAAAGTTATCGAACTCCGTCATCCCATAGAAGCTGAAGAAATGCTAAAAAAGATAAGGAAAAACCATGAAATTTAA